The following proteins are encoded in a genomic region of Brachypodium distachyon strain Bd21 chromosome 1, Brachypodium_distachyon_v3.0, whole genome shotgun sequence:
- the LOC100843726 gene encoding pentatricopeptide repeat-containing protein At5g44230, translated as MVHLAPPSLPTARLHAPAAPPLPGTLPLALLPPPTLASLLLAAVDSSPSLRHLRHLHALLIRLPLPPRSLPFILSRLLRRLAALPPPHAPLPYALSVFAALSPPDPFLAAALLRFALLTQPPLSPFHLFSRILRTARGGELPFLPFAFSPLAKSAAAARSLPAAQAAHAVSFLVGGFDKHRFVENSLIGAYIACGDVGAARKVFDEMVVKDVICWTSIVVAYSRSRDMGSAEEVFGQCPVKDMVAWTAMVTGYAQNAMPMKALEVFDRMTALGIGIDEVSLTGAISACAQLGAVKRAAWVQEIAEMNGFGMNVVVGSGLVDMYAKCGLIDEACKVFDGMQEKNVYTYSSMVVGLASHGRAREAIALFKDMVRRADVAPNHVTFIGVLTACSHAGMVTDGRYYFAQMKDKYGILPSADHYTCMVDLLGRAGLVDEALDLVRSMTVEPHGGVWGALLGACRIHGKTEVAKVAAEHLFKLEPEGIGNYVLLSNTLAAAGKWDEVSKVRKVMRSRRLKKVPAVSWFEGRDGLVHQFFAGDNSHPRTREIKKALLELVAKLKHAGYVPILSSIVYDVSNEEKERLLMGHSEKLALLFGLLTLGSRCTIRIVKNLRICDDCHLFIRLVSRFEPVEIIVRDNMRFHHFKDGECSCGGFW; from the coding sequence ATGGTGcacctcgcgccgccgtccctcCCTACCGCGCGGCTTCACGCTCCGGCCGCGCCACCGCTTCCCGGCACGCTGCCGCTAGCCCTCCTCCCGCCCCCCACGCTCGCCTcactcctcctcgccgccgtcgactcCTCCCCGTCCCTCCGCCACCTCCGTCATCTCCACGCGCTGCTCATCCGCCTGCCGCTCCCGCCCCGCTCTCTCCCATTCATCctctcccgcctcctccgccgcctagCCGCCCTCCCGCCCCCGCACGCGCCGCTCCCGTACGCGCTCTCCGTCttcgccgctctctctcccccggaccccttcctcgccgccgctcttctCCGCTTCGCGCTCCTCACGCAGCCGCCGCTCAGCCCGTTCCACCTCTTCTCCCGCATCCTCCGCAccgcccgcggcggcgagcttcccttcctcccaTTCGCTTTCTCCCCACTCGCCAAGTccgccgcggcagcccgctccctccccgccgcccaGGCCGCCCACGCGGTCTCGTTCCTCGTCGGTGGGTTTGATAAGCACCGGTTTGTCGAGAACTCGCTGATCGGTGCTTACATTGCCTGTGGTGACGTCGGCGCTGCACGGAAagtgtttgatgaaatggtGGTTAAGGATGTGATTTGCTGGACAAGTATTGTGGTGGCATATTCCAGGAGCAGGGATATGGGGTCCGCAGAGGAGGTGTTTGGGCAGTGCCCGGTGAAGGATATGGTGGCATGGACAGCCATGGTGACTGGGTATGCTCAAAATGCCATGCCTATGAAGGCGTTGGAAGTGTTTGATCGGATGACCGCACTCGGCATAGGCATTGATGAGGTCTCGTTGACGGGTGCAATCTCAGCATGTGCTCAGCTTGGTGCGGTGAAGCGTGCTGCCTGGGTTCAGGAGATCGCAGAGATGAATGGTTTTGGGATGAATGTGGTTGTCGGGTCAGGGTTGGTGGATATGTATGCCAAGTGTGGGCTTATTGATGAAGCATGTAAGGTTTTTGATGGGATGCAGGAGAAGAACGTGTACACATATAGCTCAATGGTTGTTGGTCTCGCTTCTCATGGGAGGGCTAGAGAGGCAATTGCTTTGTTCAAGGACATGGTTAGGAGGGCCGATGTGGCTCCAAACCATGTGACCTTTATAGGGGTATTGACAGCTTGTAGCCATGCAGGGATGGTGACAGATGGGCGCTACTACTTTGCACAGATGAAGGACAAATATGGGATATTACCATCTGCAGATCACTATACCTGTATGGTCGATTTGCTTGGTCGGGCAGGATTGGTGGATGAAGCTCTTGATCTTGTGAGGTCGATGACTGTGGAGCCTCATGGTGGTGTGTGGGGAGCACTGCTTGGTGCTTGTCGTATCCATGGGAAAACTGAAGTTGCGAAGGTAGCAGCTGAACATCTTTTTAAGCTTGAACCAGAGGGTATAGGGAACTATGTGCTGTTATCGAATACACTTGCGGCAGCAGGAAAGTGGGATGAAGTCTCAAAGGTTCGGAAAGTAATGAGAAGCCGGAGGCTGAAAAAGGTTCCTGCAGTCAGCTGGTTTGAAGGGAGAGATGGGTTGGTCCATCAGTTCTTTGCTGGTGATAATTCTCACCCAAGGACCCGTGAAATAAAGAAGGCATTATTGGAGCTAGTGGCAAAGTTGAAGCATGCTGGTTATGTGCCAATCCTCAGTTCAATTGTTTATGATGTGAGCaatgaagagaaagaaaggcTGCTAATGGGTCACAGTGAAAAGCTTGCTCTGTTATTTGGATTGCTCACGCTTGGATCTAGATGTACAATTAGGATAGTAAAAAATCTAAGGATCTGTGATGACTGCCATTTGTTTATACGACTGGTGTCAAGATTTGAGCCTGTTGAGATTATAGTCAGGGACAATATGAGATTCCATCATTTCAAAGATGGAGAATGCTCCTGTGGTGGATTCTGGTGA
- the LOC100833553 gene encoding uncharacterized protein LOC100833553 isoform X1 yields MVTDLTFRSNFSGMATDLFGIHRTISALLEKEGIAIIRGLESKGSVQKLAEILLKASGQKLSSDILLEPMDKYSKHNSKESIRRTIMEHDEVFRQQVHELHRLYSVQKSLMAQLGGVKHSFQFRTEENQEMVQSQRPNLKNSPCTSEASQCVHLGNAQYSAPQQVPERPFIQECKPASCLNLFTEETSRNQEGRSARGKSVEGESWSASMESDLDLKLSIAPSSHVTKAPHWLFSSGRRERKSSGQHR; encoded by the exons ATGGTGACCGATCTGACTTTTCGTTCTAACTTCTCAGGAATGGCTACTGATTTATTTGGTATTCATAGAACCATCTCTGCCTTGTTGGAGAAAGAAGGGATAGCCATCATTAGAGGGCTAGAAAGTAAAGGTTCTGTTCAGAAACTAGCCGAAATATTGCTGAAAGCTAGTGGGCAAAAGCTTTCCAGTGACATCTTGCTAGAGCCAATGGACAAATACTCCAAGCATAATAGCAAGGAATCAATTCGGAGAACAATCATGGAACATGATGAGGTCTTCAGACAGCAG GTGCATGAACTGCACCGGCTATACAGTGTACAAAAATCACTGATGGCTCAATTAGGTGGAGTGAAGCATAGTTTCCAATTCAGAACAGAAGAAAATCAAGAAATGGTGCAGAGCCAGAGGCCAAACCTCAAGAATAGCCCCTGTACATCAGAGGCCAGTCAATGTGTTCATCTTGGTAACGCACAATACTCTGCTCCCCAACAAGTACCAGAACGTCCATTTATTCAAGAATGCAAGCCAGCATCATGCCTAAACCTCTTCACTGAAGAAACTTcaagaaaccaagaaggaaGATCAGCAAGGGGTAAATCAGTTGAAGGTGAAAGTTGGAGTGCTTCTATGGAAAGTGATCTCGACCTCAAACTAAGCATTGCCCCCAGTTCACATGTAACAAAAGCACCACATTGGCTCTTCTCATCAGGCAGAAGGGAAAGGAAGTCTTCTGGCCAGCATCGATGA
- the LOC100833553 gene encoding uncharacterized protein LOC100833553 isoform X2 has protein sequence MSRRFSGMATDLFGIHRTISALLEKEGIAIIRGLESKGSVQKLAEILLKASGQKLSSDILLEPMDKYSKHNSKESIRRTIMEHDEVFRQQVHELHRLYSVQKSLMAQLGGVKHSFQFRTEENQEMVQSQRPNLKNSPCTSEASQCVHLGNAQYSAPQQVPERPFIQECKPASCLNLFTEETSRNQEGRSARGKSVEGESWSASMESDLDLKLSIAPSSHVTKAPHWLFSSGRRERKSSGQHR, from the exons ATGAGTCGCCGATTTTCAG GAATGGCTACTGATTTATTTGGTATTCATAGAACCATCTCTGCCTTGTTGGAGAAAGAAGGGATAGCCATCATTAGAGGGCTAGAAAGTAAAGGTTCTGTTCAGAAACTAGCCGAAATATTGCTGAAAGCTAGTGGGCAAAAGCTTTCCAGTGACATCTTGCTAGAGCCAATGGACAAATACTCCAAGCATAATAGCAAGGAATCAATTCGGAGAACAATCATGGAACATGATGAGGTCTTCAGACAGCAG GTGCATGAACTGCACCGGCTATACAGTGTACAAAAATCACTGATGGCTCAATTAGGTGGAGTGAAGCATAGTTTCCAATTCAGAACAGAAGAAAATCAAGAAATGGTGCAGAGCCAGAGGCCAAACCTCAAGAATAGCCCCTGTACATCAGAGGCCAGTCAATGTGTTCATCTTGGTAACGCACAATACTCTGCTCCCCAACAAGTACCAGAACGTCCATTTATTCAAGAATGCAAGCCAGCATCATGCCTAAACCTCTTCACTGAAGAAACTTcaagaaaccaagaaggaaGATCAGCAAGGGGTAAATCAGTTGAAGGTGAAAGTTGGAGTGCTTCTATGGAAAGTGATCTCGACCTCAAACTAAGCATTGCCCCCAGTTCACATGTAACAAAAGCACCACATTGGCTCTTCTCATCAGGCAGAAGGGAAAGGAAGTCTTCTGGCCAGCATCGATGA
- the LOC100833861 gene encoding nifU-like protein 3, chloroplastic, with amino-acid sequence MRLSSPNLRQASGATLAAALGKNSLSSLIHGRLRFNHTLLHTTNNRVKRTEGWAVRVMPLTEENVEKVLDEVRPSLMADGGNVALHEIDGLVVVLMLQGACGSCPSSTMTLKMGIETRLRDKIPEILEVEQIHDTETGLELNLENVEKVLDEIRPYLVGTGGGSLDLVQIDGFVVKIQISGPAASVMTVRVAVTQKLREKIPSILAVQLTE; translated from the exons ATGAGGCTCTCCTCGCCCAATCTCCGGCAAGCCTCCGGCGCCACCCTCGCGGCAGCACTCGGCAAG AATTCCTTGAGCTCCCTTATCCATGGCCGGCTCAGGTTCAACCACACGTTGCTGCATACAACAAACAACCGTGTCAAGAGGACAG AAGGATGGGCGGTGCGTGTGATGCCCCTGACGGAGGAGAACGTGGAGAAGGTGCTGGACGAAGTCCGGCCAAGTCTGATGGCCGACGGCGGTAACGTGGCACTGCACGAGATCGATGGCCTCGTCGTCGTTCTCATGCTCCAGGGGGCCTGTGGCTCCTGCCCCAGCTCCACCATGACGCTCAAGATGGGCATCGAGACCCGCCTCCGTGACAAGATCCCCGAGATCCTTGAAGTCGAGCAGATCCACGACACCGAGACCGGGCTCGAGCTCAATCTGGAGAACGTCGAGAAG GTGCTAGATGAGATCAGGCCATACCTTGTCGGCACTGGAGGTGGAAGCCTTGATCTAGTTCAGATCGACGGTTTTGTCGTCAAGATTCAAATCAGTGGACCTGCGGCAAGTGTAATGACAGTGCGTGTAGCTGTAACACAAAAACTGAGGGAAAAGATACCATCAATCCTGGCTGTTCAGTTGACAGAGTAG